The Falco biarmicus isolate bFalBia1 chromosome 7, bFalBia1.pri, whole genome shotgun sequence genome contains the following window.
GCATTTACAGGAAGAACAAACGGACAGCCTTCACAACATAGGGACAtccatttcttgttttcctgtttcagaTGCCTTAAAACCTGCCACCTTGGACATCAGCTGTCACCAACATCATTATAAGCTCTCTGGGAGCAAACTTTGAATCTTAGAAGTCGAAGTAAAACAGAACAGAGTTCCTTGTGGCACTGGAAAGGCACTAAATTCtacatttttaacagaaaaatggcTAAGATGCTTCTGTCAAACGGCAATGGGTTGTTCAAAGAACAAAGTAacgggggtgggaggggggcaggaaaagggaaagaaaaaccacTATTTGCAACGTCCTTACTGCCAACACCACACCACTATCTCACTGGGTATGAGAGATGCTCTGCTGTCTCTAAACCCCCAGGAAATCTCAACCTCCATACTGCTCATTAACGCAGACTTTGTACTCACCGATGCAGCACTTGTATTACTGAGATAGCAATCCTTGGCAACCATGCACAGCCTATAGATCAGAAAGATGGGAATAAGAGAGAAACATAAAGCCCAAGCACTTACTGGATGAGGAGGAATACTTGACACTGCTTGAACGGGTCCTGCTGAAAGGCTGCTTTGCAGAGGCAGCGGCTGCTATTTTCCTGGCCGCGGCTCTAACCTCTGAAACACCTGTTTTCCGATAGGACTCCACACTCCGGCCTGAAAACCCCGTCCTCGACTGCGCCGTCTCAGAGTCACTGGGCACCGTAAACGAACCTGCCCGTTTCCTCGGCATGGCGAGGATGTCCAGCCGAGAGAGCTTCTTCGTCTCCGTGGACTGCTTGGTGCCCGGAGCAGTGGCTTCAGAGTTGGAGGCCGTTTTCTCCGTATCGATGCACTCGTTGTCCGAAGCATCTCCCAGACGGGCACGACGTAGCTTTGAGGCCCTTGTGGGCCGTGGAGTGGATAAACTGTTGGAACGGGTGAGAACTTGCTGGATTTTCTGCACATTTGAGGTTGTTTTGCTGTGGTCCTCCTTGGTGGATTGAGTAAAAGGTTTCCTTCTGGGAACTGGCCGGGTTACCGGGTGCTCGTGGTCAGACACGACTGCGTCGGGGACTGGCAAGTAGGGCAAGCTCGAGCTCTTCTCGTCGTCCGTGAAGTCAAGCGACCCTCGAGTCCCAGCACTCCGCTTCATCTGGAAGCGTTTGGTGGTCTCCACACGGTTTGACGCTTCTGGTGCTTGCGTTTTCCGCTTCTCTGTCAGCCTGTCCCGAGCGCTGGGCTGCCCGCACTGGTCCTGGATGGAAGGCGTGGAGGAAGATTTCTCCTTCTGCAAGCTCACGACCGCTTTGCGTTTTGGGGCATTTGTTGGGACGTTTTTGCCACTCACCAAGCTGACCGTGCTGGCAGTGTCCACATCTGAGTCCCCTGACAAGGAGTCCTCCAACTGACCAGCAGTTTCTGAGGGCTCCAGCTGTTGGCTTTGACCAAGTAATTTGGCTTCCAGCGCTGCCAAGGCAGTTTCAGTGTCTTTAAGGAGAAGATGAGTCTCCTGACCAAAGTCCATACGAGTTGATCGAACAGCCTCTAAATCTTTAAGCAGAGGGTGACTTGAAATATGTGGGAGTTTATTTTGAGGAACACCACTGCTTGATTTATCTTTGGTAAAACTTTCCTGTCTAACAAAAGATGATGCTTCCTTTCCTGCCATGTTTTCCTGATCTTGAGGAAGACTCTGATGAAGGGAAATAACGACTTTTCCAGCTGCATTTATGTAAGCGCTAACATCTTTGACCGGTGGCTTTCCAGGAATTGGTGTGCCAGCAGACTTGAAGGAAAACTCCTGATCCTTGCCATCTTTGTCTGCTCGAGCATGGGACATGCTCAGAGAGAGCTTGGAGGGAATCCCCGCATCGTTGCCATCATCACCAATGTAGAATGAAGTAGAAACTGGCTCGCTCACAGCTCTCGTGTTTGAGACTCGGGAGGCTCCTGGCTGCCGGCTCTCTGATCTTGTGTCTTCCCCCATCTGCTCTAGCATTTTATTGTTCTCTTTaaatttcttgcctttttccATGCTGAAGCCGTCATCAGATCTGCTGGCATCGCTGAGGCTATCTGGATCCAAGTCTTCCTGGATGAAGAGGCGGCTGCTGGGATCACCATAGGCTTCCACACAGTGGTCCTTCACGATGGTTCTCTTGGTAACCTCAGAATAGGACTCTTGGCAAACCAGGACCGTGGGTGTGGGGCTGTCCGATTTGTCACttggtgggagctggggaagaaggcGCCTTGTTCTCGAGGGTGCAGCGTTTTCTGGTTCCCCAGATTTTGGGGCTAcactgctttctgcagggagTGAAGTGGACAAGAATCAACTGTTGTACAACTATACcacttgtttatttatttaggaaaaGCTTGATCCTGCAAAGTGCAAGTCCACAAGAGTACTCACAAGGAACGTGCTTAGAACTAAGCTTTTATGTAATATGAACATCAACAGGGCCTGGCTCGTGCTCACTCCCTCAGGTTTATCAAAACAGGCACTACACTTAATTCCTTTGCTGAATCAGTGCTCAACACCTTCCCTCTCTCAAGGTAGGGACTTCCATTCTCCCATAATATTCCTCTCAGTACAAGCACATACCGTAGGGGCAAAAAGCATTGCTGGCATCTATCTACAATAAATCAGGGCACAGGAATGAGACGAAAAGTCAATAAACCACTGCAGCAACTCAGTGTTTTAAAGTGCAATTCTACACAACATAACCCATTTGACTAAACAGATGGTCTTTTTCACAGGTCAAGTTCTCATGCAATCATATCCCACAGCAAAGTCTCAGGAGAAAGACCCTATAACAATTAAGAGGCTCTGAATTAGAGCTCACCACCTCAGCGTGGGTGGACTTATCAGTATGGACACACTTCATAGAAAGTGCACTCTTATTTCTCCCATGCTGCTGGCCAGGACTTCATATCTgatactgcttttaaatacCAAGATAACTGGTTATTTGATGACAGTAATACTTCAAACACTCCAGGAGTCAGGTTCTCACACAGTGTGAAAACTGACAGTAAAACTCGGAAACCTTAAAGGTTTCTTCTAATCTTTACTGAAGCTATCCACAGCTGTTGATGGCAAGAAGGTAATGACAAATATTTCCAACCAAAAAGGTTGAAAACAAGAAGGttgaaaatgtttacaaaagcCAACAAAGtgctcttctccctttctcacaTACCAACAGGACCATGGGGTCTGTAAGCTGTCTTCCCAGTTACAAGGAGAGCCTGATGTTCTCCCacttcccttctcccctccaTACCCAGTTCTCTGTGCTGACCTCCACACTTCAAACCCACCATCTGACAGCAAACCCCAGAACAGCCTAAAATTCTCAGCACAGCCAGACACGGGAGAAGCACGCAAAAAAAAGCACGAGTCAGCCATGAAGTCCAAGGCAAGTTGCAAAGGGCTTTCATCTGGCATCATAAGGCAGTCGAAAGAATCACTGCTCAGGGCTACTGAATACCCAAGGCTCTTACaatcttcctccttcccaggTGCCCTTCAGCCATGTCAAACTTAACATTTTAGAACTTTTTGGATGACTCTGAAATGCAAACCAGAGGCTCCCTCCATCTCCACTCCACTGGGAACAATTCACTCTGTCTTTCCCATCCTCAAATGCATTagctaaaacagaaaataagccACAGCCAGATGCAGAGAAACCTttaatttctgcctttcatATCATCCTGGCTTAGATTCAGACACCTTCAAACAGTAATGTCAGGATGAGACTTACCTGCACCTCCATCACCCTGCACAGAGACAGATCCAGAGTCAGAGTAACTGTCCGCAAGGCTCGCCCACCTGGACACCCACTTCTGACTCCCTTGAGATGCTGCAGACATCTACAACAAGGTGGGGAAGGTGGTGTCAGAAAGAGGGTTTGTAAACCAATTCCTAGCCACAAAATCTCTCCTTTCACACATACATCACTCAGTCTCCTCAAAATGGAAATCAATCTACACATCACATTTCCATCCAGACAGAAAACCCATCTACACCTCTACAATCCCAGCAAATCCACCTGGACTGGCCATACCTGTGCATCTGCCTGAGACCCACTCACAGCTTTTGAGGCAAGTGCCTGGAGCAAAGGTGACTTCTGACTAGTGCCATTTTCACTGATTAGATGCTGATGAGAACCAGAGTCATCTTTTTCACCTTTAATTATTGGTCTAAAGGCTGAAGAGATTCTGGAAAATTCGGGTGACTCAAGAACaccaaaaacctgaaaaagtatttgcatGGGAAAGATTAAACCCcaagaaaataggaaaatattaacCCAAAAATCCAAATCCACAAAGCACTAGTCACACACAAATTATGATCCCAAAAGGCCAGAAACACTTGTCAATGCTTCCTTActatgtaaataattttctgctgtaCTCCACAATAGCAGCTTTAAATACACTTATTCATAGAATCCCACTCATAACcacctttcctcccttcttcaTTATTTCAGTATGCTGCCTTTAACAGTAGTAACTTTCATTGAAAAGGAGTCCCTTTTCAGCCCTGAGAAATTCAGGATGAGTGTCACGAAAGCTATTTACCAGCTCATTCATGGAGAATTAGAAACAAAACCGGTAAGCTCCATCTCCAGGGACTTTCGTAGACTGTAGCAGAGAGTGGGCTGAGTAAAGCAGCCTTGCACTGCCACGTGAGAACCTGGGAACGGATGCACCTCCGAGATGGGCGAGTGTTTGAGTTGGTTGGCCAGATTCCCTCTGAAGATAAACAGGCTTTCCTAGGAGGGTGACCAAGATCCATGCCTCAGAAGAGgttgtttctcttccctgacTACAAGTAGTTCAGAGAAAGATGCTACTGTGGAGGGTGCCTAGGCTCGGAAGAGATAGCCATAAAGTTCTCCACtctcacttttatttaaaaaagtgCATGTGCAACGGTGGAATAAAAAGTAAAGTCACCTCAAAACCTCAGCAAGTCCAGAATTCAGATCATCTTTCTTCCTGGACAGAAACACCGAGGTCCAGTTATTACTTATTTCCTGAGTGTCAGGATCTGCACTGCACCAAGCCTACGGCAGAACCaggagcagaacttggccaGCTTGCCTGCCGGAGTCACACAGCTGCCAAGACTACTCCCCAGAAATAATTGCGTCTCTGTGgcatttttattcctatttcCCCACCGGAACAATTAACCATCTAACGTCAGGACTAGGGCCTTGCTGTGGCTTAAACATCCTGCCCTGAAAGCTTCCGATCGCGTTTCAAACAAAgatgtaaggaaaaaatgtaataaacaaGAGAGGGAAGCTAGATCCAGGCTCACAGAACGCTGTATACAAAGCTCTACGGCCAGGTTCAATTAAGGCTTCCTTTGAACCTCACCGTTCTCCTGCCTACAATTCACTAAATCTTCATAGCAGCTtgccagttttgtttttataatagACCGCAGATGAAAGTTAAACCTGAAAATCAGCCAACCTTTGGTTTGCCCTGTGGTTGCTTAgttgggtggatttttttttagcctcTCCCTCatctctggggttttgttttcaggctATCAGTCACTTTGCAAAATCCAAACAAGTATAGGTCCAGCTAGGATTGCCTCTGCCCTAGACCACACCCTTCACTATCTCAACTAGCTGCCACTTGCCCTGCCAGCAAGCACTCCCTTTCCAACCAGGCACAGCTAAATGCTTCCTACCTACCACTCGGGAAGGATCAAGAGCACCAGCCCTTGGTCTGCATTTCCTTTGGCCCAGCACTGCATTAGCgatgggctgcagctcctgtttTCATAACggtgggcaggaggggatgCAACGTTAAGGCAGAGGCTTGGAGCAGTCCTAGAGACTAGAGCGGCTCCCAGCCACGGCTCTCGGCATGATACGCCTCATCTTTATTCTGTCGTTGTCTTTCCTCTAAACAGGTTGCAAGCCCGCTCTTGCACTTTTGCATCCAAATCCCATTTTGGAAGCAAGGCAGCTCTTTGCTGTGGGCTAACTTTGCCTTGCACTCTGcgattttttgtttgtttgcaattttgttggtttgctggggttttttaaagacCAATCTTACAGTTTGTTGGGGCCTGTCCTTAACCCGGGTCACCCAGCATGATCTCCCACTCCTAAACATAAACCCCTGCTGCAACCAGTTCAAAAAGGAGCAGTCCTTCATGGCAACAACTAATGAAGTTAGACCCTTCAGCCCAAAGTGCAGAAGCCCAAGCCTTCAGCCCTCAGCTCACTGGccaagcacagaaaagcagcatttaccTGATCTATCATTTTTCGCGCTTCCTCCACCTCTTTATCCTGCGACTCCGTCTCAATGGTGTATGTGCCTGTCTCGCTTACACTGTCTTCCTCATCattcctcctgccctgggcagacTTTACCTCCGGAGgtggagcagaggcaggctcTGGTTCTGAAGATATAACCACACGTGGAGCTACCggcacaggcagaggtgctGATTTCTCAGTGCTTGGCTTCCCAGACTGAGCAGTCTCACGCAAATACTCGGCCATAAAATCCTGAGCCATTTTAGACTTCCTCCCAATGCTCCCGTAAGTTTTGGCTGATGCTCTGGAAGCACAGGAGGACACAGTGTTGATCCGATCCTCCGTCTTCTCCCTCTTGAAGGAGCTAGTTCTCTGCGTCCCAGAGGAGCTGTTACTAGGTTTGCCTGCTTGGGCCCCAAGGTGGGGCGGCGGCACCGCATTTCCCAGCTTCTCCGCCGGCACTGCGTTCTTGCGCTTTTCAGCCTTGGTCCTCAGCCCTGGATCGGTGTCGCTCTGGGAGGAGTGAGCACTGTGCGTGAAGGACTGTGACCGCTTCTTCCGTGGGGTGTCCTCAAAGAACTCGATGACAAAGGCCTGCTTGTTGTGCAGCATCTCGTGGGGATCACGCCTCATCTGGCGCTGCAGCCTGGTTTGCTCCGTCGCACGTTCGCTGCCCGTTGTTGTCTCCTTCTCCGCCTTGGGTGCCACGGGGTCTTCGGAGTCGCTCTGAGTCCCGTCCTCGTGCCTATTGCCTGGAGACAAGGTATGTAGATTTGACTCTCCTATACTCAGTTGCTGTGGCCTTGTCATTACCTCCCAGTCAAACTTTATCATTTCagttaaaacaagaaaatccgATAGGATTAAACAACCTCAAAGACACCTGCTGTGGTACAGGGATTGCAGCCCatcagaggaaataaaagagaaggcagctgtCTCCTGACCCCACTTTTCACAAGCGGTTGGCTATCAAGTCATGCAAAAACAATTCAGTAAATCATTTCAACCCCAAAGATTTCTGATTTTGTAGCGCTGATTGTTTTAGGTAAGTACTAttagttttggggtttgctttttttccatttaaataaaaacgATGACATTTTGCCATTCTGCTCAATTACTGTAGTTCGAGATCACCTCATTAGGGTCCCTCTGTTACAGAGCAGAAATCTCTCTGCAGGATCAGTAAATAAGCCCTGCATGCTGCCTCCCATCAAATCCCCATAATGAAAGACCAGATCAGTGCGTTACAAGTGTATGCACCTCTGAACATCCACGTTACCCCCCTCTAAGAGAGGGAAATAAACCAGAAGCTAACACTGAATTTGCAGGATTCTTtacttttcctgaagttttaaGAATCACACCACGACACCCCCACGAGTTACACCATCCTATCACCAGCCAAGCAAAGTCAAATCATTACTTAAGAGTTCACTAAGCTTAAAGTAagtttataattattttttgcttatGTTAGCAACAACCATCTTTACAACCTGCTCTGTATATCAGTGATGCCTGCCATTCAGCACCTCAGTTCAGGACTCTGAGAAagtaagttaaaaataaaacaaaaaacaaacctttttttgaagaaggaaaCGGGTGTGAAGGCACACAACACGATTCAGTCAACGACCAGGAACCTGTCATCGGGAGAAGGGGGAAAGAGGTCTCTGCGCTCTAGACTGTAATATGCAGCAAGATATACTGGCTAAAATACCAcgtgtttgaaaggaaaactgctCAAACCTACTTTGCAAGTTCTCCAGACACATGGGTGAAGACCATTTATTACTGCAAGTTAGCTATGAAAGATTAGAATTTAATACAAGATCCATTCAACCCAGGAGTCAGTCCTCTGAAGAGTTTCCTAACACTCATGAAGGAAGCTAGCAAACTTTGCATTGTGCCCTGAGGGCTGATAAGCTTCATCCTTGGAAGGGAAAGTTCTTAAATTAAAGGGTCTTGGCTAAGAACTCTGCTGAATGCAAAACGGTGAGGACACAAGGAAAAACACTCATCGCGCCCATGGATGCCCCAGCAGAACACCATGCACATCCCCTCAAGCTGCTAAGACCTAAACTCTCTAGTCTTGGTATCAGGCTTTACATTCACcacatttttcctgaaagtgAACAAATATTACTAATGAACCCCCATGGTGGGCGTCTCCAACCCTGAAGACTCGAAGCTGGTAGGCAGCCAGCGGTAGCCTCCAAGACATCTTCAAAATTAGCCCTGCCAGAAGAACACGTCACACAGCTATCGCAGATAAGTAACACCCTGTCCTCTGCCAAAGCAGAGGTGGATAAACTCCTCAGGCCACCAACACTGTATGTTTTAATCAAATGTCCAAAGAGTTGATTTCTTGATATGCAAGTTATGCATTAAATTACCTCAGCTTCTTTTCATGTGTTATGGACTCTAAAAAGCCAAGTGCAGTCAGCCTACTATtcctgtgcatcacttgggaAGATCCTAGGATGAACAGCAGCTGCCTAACTCTCCATAGTTTTCTCCAAGAGGAAAGAGCAAAATTACTGAAACACATATGTATCCCTGAAAATGTTCTCCAGTAACTCAACAAAATCCACTATCACagtaacaaaaaaccccaacccaaccccCCCCAGACACAGCAGACTGAAAGTAAGACCCTAATAATCAAGCAGAGCACCTCAACTCTGTTCCTTATTGGGAAGAACTAGAAACAAGCAATGACAAAAAAGCAGTTCCATTGCCAGGCCATAACAAACCCCAGGGCTGGATATGTGAGACCTTTCTGACCACAGCGGCTTTTCAAAAAACTGTAAACAAAACAGCAAGTTGGAGGTGTAACAGGTAAAGCTCCTCATATTATGAGCTTTTTCCAGCAAGGACCAAGCAAGTACTCCTTTAAGAGAAAGCAAGGTATTGCTGTCATTTAAGAAGGACCTCAAGCATAAGTAGGTCTGGTAACCTTCAATATTACTTCACCAGTTAAAGCTGCAGTTCAAAACAATAGCTTTTCCATAAGCCTGCAAGGGAGTGAGAAGGCAGGAACCAGTGGTCTCCTCCTAGCTGTTCAGTGCATGGCCCAAGAGAGAGATCCAAGCAAGCTCAAATGTtgcaaaaatacattcaaaatcACATGACAACCATCTGCACTAAGACCTGGGCTTCAAACTATACTTCAGACCTTTGAAAATCTCCAAAGAACTCCTCACAGTGACACACTTAACAGGACACAGGTCCACAAAACCTGAAGGTTTTGAACACAGCAGGATTTCAGAAAAGCCTTCGTTTAAAAGAAACCTTCCTTCTACAAGCACAACAATTTCCTCCATTGGTGACCGTTTATATCTCAAATCTGTCACCAGTCTTTATGTCAGGACCTTCTGTCATCCAACCAAGTGGCTCTGGTCACTACAGCCATCAGGATGATCACAGGTTTAACCTCTTCTGGACTACAGTGAAAAAGAAGTCATTCCTTCAGCTAGGAGAAGCCAAGAGAAGAAAATCCACTGAAATACCTGTATTTACCAGCCTGCCTGACcacatgcaaattattttagacatttacaaatcaaaatccttttttcaaTCACTGTTACTGCTGAGTTGGCATTATAGATGTAGAGGAACCAGATTAGAGTGCCCTCAGGCCAGCATCACACATGACTTGAGGGCCAGGTGAAGAGCCTGCTAGCCAGATTCAAAACCATTAACAGTcattaaagaaatattcttaACCTTGCAAATTTTGGCTGAGATAATTAAATTCAGTTCTCCTTGACAGGAGTAAGGTTTTCCCCCCTTTATTATGCTGCATTTGCACGGCCAACAGAGAACTACATTCACTTGACGAAGTATTCACTCACCTTTAAGTGTCCTCACATGAACTGGCAGGTCACTCTTTGTACTGTACACATCATCTCCCGGAGACTGCCGTCTCATCAAGCTTGGGTCATTCTGGACAAGCCAGTCAGCTACTTTGCTCTCCGCTGACATCACTTCTGTATGAGCTGGTTCTTTACCGTACAGTCTTCTCTGTCTGAGCGAAAATTTAGTTACATGgtcttttatctttattttaccAGGGGTACCATCATCAAATTCAATGGTGAAAGAGGCATGACTCTGCACAACGGGGGCTACTACAGCATCAACATCCTTTGTTGGGATCTCATGGACCTGTGTTTCTGGAGATTTTGATGGCTGCTGAAATTCTTTAGTTGGAATCTCAAAGTAACTTGGCTCTCTCCGGAAGGCAAACACAGACTGTTCTTGGGCATCTCTATAAGCAGAAATATTACCATTCAGTTCTTCTTCATGTTGGGTTATTTCTTTTGGTCTTTCTacaaaagaggaggaaaaaaaaaaaagacaagaaaacctTAAATTCACAAATATTAACTGAAatggattaaagaaaaaatacaagttctGGTTTAGATAGCTTTACACTCCGGCCTCATCACTGAAATCAGTGCTtactgcactgctgcagcctgacCAACATTTGTTATCTTCACTTTGTCCTTTCTTCAACTGCTGCCCAAAGGGAGAGCTGAGCACACACTCACACACGCACAGTTCTGTTTTGACAGAACCCACGTGGCTGGTGGCATTTCAAGGTTTCTGTACGCCTGGGCTGATGTGGAAGGAAGATCCTGTTTCACTTTGCTGAATTCACTTACCTACACACTGACTCAAATTTCCACAGTTCAAAGGAAAAGACTGAGTGTGCAAAGCTAATCACAGGCATGCTTTTGATGGATCAACACCTAATTCCATAACATCACCAAGGATAAAATCATATATTTTCAGTAGCACCCAAACTTCTTGGCTAGAGAGTAACTTACTTATTTCAGCCTCTTGGGAGGGCTGCTAATCACAACCCCTCACTGCTAGAGAACAGATACGCTGCATGTGCCTCGAAATAAAACACTTGTTTGTGCAGTAAAGGATATGCTTGATAGAAACACCAGGTTTACTGAACAAGTGACACCTTTCACATATACAGATTCACAACAGGAGCAGTAAGACTAAATGGCTTCTAAGGATGATGAGGTGAGGAACAGATTGCTCCCATATTAATCAAATTCAGTCAATGCATCAGCTCTTAAAGTGCCTCTTAGCAAACTCCTGGGAGACACAGTGGGTGGTTTATTCAGGTGGGCTGCATACAGTCACAGATACAGCACTGCTGCATAACTGTGTCTCAAACCAGCTTAGCAAGGCCTTTCTCATCCGTACTGAATTATTCCACCGTACTGAATTATTCCACAACTGCTGTTTCTAATGTTCAAACATTTCAgtggaaacattttatttttcccttattCTGGTTTCATCAGCAGCAATCCACACGTAAGAATGTGCACATGCGAGCACAAAAAAAGTGGTAATTGAAGCCTTGAAGCAGGATAGGTTCAGACAGTAAAGCTCAAAACTGTACAGAAATTTTGTCCCCCCATCTTCTCCCACCCCAAATCACCCCCATTACCTGAGTAATGTTCCTCTTGCCTTCTGTCCTCCTTGTTATTTGCATCATCTTCCCCCCACCAGGAGGGCTGCCCATAAAGAGGGGTGCGGTAAGTACTGGTTTCTAGGAAGAGGATAAGCAAATACCTTGATACAGAAAATACCAGTTTACCAGATTCACTGAAGTCAATCACatgccaaaaaggaaaaaaaaccagcagggTCAGATGAGATCAGGTACCTGTTACATTGCAGTTAGAACAACAAGAAGTTATACATAATAATAAGTATGCTCAGGCTTTTCTTCCCActacccccccccccgtttttcttttttacattctGCTGTGAGATGTT
Protein-coding sequences here:
- the CEP170B gene encoding centrosomal protein of 170 kDa protein B isoform X3 encodes the protein MYVLEQIQHKVPEEALKHEKYTSQLQMNYKGTAMKRAEQPMEHGVYTESPQAKLEKGERKAITETSTYRTPLYGQPSWWGEDDANNKEDRRQEEHYSERPKEITQHEEELNGNISAYRDAQEQSVFAFRREPSYFEIPTKEFQQPSKSPETQVHEIPTKDVDAVVAPVVQSHASFTIEFDDGTPGKIKIKDHVTKFSLRQRRLYGKEPAHTEVMSAESKVADWLVQNDPSLMRRQSPGDDVYSTKSDLPVHVRTLKGNRHEDGTQSDSEDPVAPKAEKETTTGSERATEQTRLQRQMRRDPHEMLHNKQAFVIEFFEDTPRKKRSQSFTHSAHSSQSDTDPGLRTKAEKRKNAVPAEKLGNAVPPPHLGAQAGKPSNSSSGTQRTSSFKREKTEDRINTVSSCASRASAKTYGSIGRKSKMAQDFMAEYLRETAQSGKPSTEKSAPLPVPVAPRVVISSEPEPASAPPPEVKSAQGRRNDEEDSVSETGTYTIETESQDKEVEEARKMIDQVFGVLESPEFSRISSAFRPIIKGEKDDSGSHQHLISENGTSQKSPLLQALASKAVSGSQADAQMSAASQGSQKWVSRWASLADSYSDSGSVSVQGDGGAESSVAPKSGEPENAAPSRTRRLLPQLPPSDKSDSPTPTVLVCQESYSEVTKRTIVKDHCVEAYGDPSSRLFIQEDLDPDSLSDASRSDDGFSMEKGKKFKENNKMLEQMGEDTRSESRQPGASRVSNTRAVSEPVSTSFYIGDDGNDAGIPSKLSLSMSHARADKDGKDQEFSFKSAGTPIPGKPPVKDVSAYINAAGKVVISLHQSLPQDQENMAGKEASSFVRQESFTKDKSSSGVPQNKLPHISSHPLLKDLEAVRSTRMDFGQETHLLLKDTETALAALEAKLLGQSQQLEPSETAGQLEDSLSGDSDVDTASTVSLVSGKNVPTNAPKRKAVVSLQKEKSSSTPSIQDQCGQPSARDRLTEKRKTQAPEASNRVETTKRFQMKRSAGTRGSLDFTDDEKSSSLPYLPVPDAVVSDHEHPVTRPVPRRKPFTQSTKEDHSKTTSNVQKIQQVLTRSNSLSTPRPTRASKLRRARLGDASDNECIDTEKTASNSEATAPGTKQSTETKKLSRLDILAMPRKRAGSFTVPSDSETAQSRTGFSGRSVESYRKTGVSEVRAAARKIAAAASAKQPFSRTRSSSVKYSSSSTSRRRPQGSDYTSTSEEEYGSNHSSPKHKRSHTSTATQTPRMRGSGLSKQKHNGRETDEDEDFDDHPDPYNFMAQTAEIAEIARLSQTLVKDVAILAREIHDVAGDGDSQSSSGTGPSTSLSSVPNTPASTISAREEIARRSFRLAYPSQLVQHIPEASLNYQKVPPGSVELKDFDQNMNDNREEDASRKTRTRNREEVIFDNLMLNPVSQLSHTIRENTENLAEKMKILFQNSESTWEEMEAKINSENEVPILKTSNKEISSILKELRRVQKQLEVINAIIDPTGNLDVVASNKASSAAKQSTATKVRTANASVSTLETLSPAQMRNYTQKSNCGSSSLQDSNFIPDGEKYVI
- the CEP170B gene encoding centrosomal protein of 170 kDa protein B isoform X5 encodes the protein MYVLEQIQHKVPEEALKHEKYTSQLQMNYKGTAMKRAEQPMEHGVYTESPQAKLEKGERKAITETSTYRTPLYGQPSWWGEDDANNKEDRRQEEHYSERPKEITQHEEELNGNISAYRDAQEQSVFAFRREPSYFEIPTKEFQQPSKSPETQVHEIPTKDVDAVVAPVVQSHASFTIEFDDGTPGKIKIKDHVTKFSLRQRRLYGKEPAHTEVMSAESKVADWLVQNDPSLMRRQSPGDDVYSTKSDLPVHVRTLKGSWSLTESCCVPSHPFPSSKKGNRHEDGTQSDSEDPVAPKAEKETTTGSERATEQTRLQRQMRRDPHEMLHNKQAFVIEFFEDTPRKKRSQSFTHSAHSSQSDTDPGLRTKAEKRKNAVPAEKLGNAVPPPHLGAQAGKPSNSSSGTQRTSSFKREKTEDRINTVSSCASRASAKTYGSIGRKSKMAQDFMAEYLRETAQSGKPSTEKSAPLPVPVAPRVVISSEPEPASAPPPEVKSAQGRRNDEEDSVSETGTYTIETESQDKEVEEARKMIDQVFGVLESPEFSRISSAFRPIIKGEKDDSGSHQHLISENGTSQKSPLLQALASKAVSGSQADAQMSAASQGSQKWVSRWASLADSYSDSGSVSVQGDGGAESSVAPKSGEPENAAPSRTRRLLPQLPPSDKSDSPTPTVLVCQESYSEVTKRTIVKDHCVEAYGDPSSRLFIQEDLDPDSLSDASRSDDGFSMEKGKKFKENNKMLEQMGEDTRSESRQPGASRVSNTRAVSEPVSTSFYIGDDGNDAGIPSKLSLSMSHARADKDGKDQEFSFKSAGTPIPGKPPVKDVSAYINAAGKVVISLHQSLPQDQENMAGKEASSFVRQESFTKDKSSSGVPQNKLPHISSHPLLKDLEAVRSTRMDFGQETHLLLKDTETALAALEAKLLGQSQQLEPSETAGQLEDSLSGDSDVDTASTVSLVSGKNVPTNAPKRKAVVSLQKEKSSSTPSIQDQCGQPSARDRLTEKRKTQAPEASNRVETTKRFQMKRSAGTRGSLDFTDDEKSSSLPYLPVPDAVVSDHEHPVTRPVPRRKPFTQSTKEDHSKTTSNVQKIQQVLTRSNSLSTPRPTRASKLRRARLGDASDNECIDTEKTASNSEATAPGTKQSTETKKLSRLDILAMPRKRAGSFTVPSDSETAQSRTGFSGRSVESYRKTGVSEVRAAARKIAAAASAKQPFSRTRSSSVKYSSSSTTQTPRMRGSGLSKQKHNGRETDEDEDFDDHPDPYNFMAQTAEIAEIARLSQTLVKDVAILAREIHDVAGDGDSQSSSGTGPSTSLSSVPNTPASTISAREELVQHIPEASLNYQKVPPGSVELKDFDQNMNDNREEDASRKTRTRNREEVIFDNLMLNPVSQLSHTIRENTENLAEKMKILFQNSESTWEEMEAKINSENEVPILKTSNKEISSILKELRRVQKQLEVINAIIDPTGNLDVVASNKASSAAKQSTATKVRTANASVSTLETLSPAQMRNYTQKSNCGSSSLQDSNFIPDGEKYVI